The genomic window CAATCAGCACGCAGATGCCAGCGCCCGGCAGTACCCCGAAACGCGGTGTCACCAGCGCAAAACTTGCCACCGCGAGCGCGATTGGCACGACCGCTCGCCAGTCCACCTTCAGGTGTTCGGCCCCCGCCTTGATATCGCCGACAAGAGCGACGGCTGCAAGGATAGCGAGAATGCCGCCGGCTATCAGCGGAAAGGCGCCGGGACCCATGCGCCGCGGCGTGCCGAGGTCGAGCACCGTCAGCGAACCGACGATAAAGACGAGTGCGATTGCGCCGATGAGAAGCGTGCCCGCCTGTGCCGAAAGCCGCTTCAGCATCGCCCGTTTTCCTTTTCCAGATCGAATTCCCTGCCGTCATAGGCGGCAGAGACGGTGATGGCGCCGGAGCGAATGGCCTCTGCCGCAGCAGCGACCCTTTCCGCCACCGTTTCGGGAACGTCCGGCCTCAATGCGAGCGAGGCATAGTCGCCGTCACAAAGCCCCAGCGCAACCGGGCTTTGCGGCAAGCGTCCGGCTGCAACATCGGCAATGGCGCGTTCGACGCCGAGATCGATACGCGCGAGTGCGGAGGCGACAAACACATCCGGCGCCAGCGCCGTCCAGTCGAGCGCGTTGCCGATCTGCAATGTGCCGGCTGCCCGGCAGGCATCAATCGCGCCCTGCCTGGCGCCGTTCAGCATGGTGAAGATGATATCGGCCCCGGCGGCGATCTCGGCATCGGCCCATTTGCGGGTGATCGCATTGTCATCCTGCGAGCCGCAAAAAGCCGTCAGCACGTTGACGTCAGGATCGGTCGCCTTCACCCCGTGGACAAAGGCGGCGCGGCCCTTGAGGCCCGGGCGAACGCGATGGCCGGAAAGATGGCCGACCGTGCCGGTCTTCGTCGTGAGCGCCGCCAGGCATCCGGCAAGATAGGCCGAATGCTCCTGCGCGACATCATAGCTTGCCAGATTTTTCGCATGGGCATGGCCCTGGACGATGGCGAAGGGCTTGTCCGGCCAGTCGAGCGCGAGGACCGGCATGACCCGGTCTCCCTGCCCGCCGATGAAAACCAGCCCGTCGAAATCCGGCAGTATTCCGCCGAGGTTCTCCAGGATTGCGGCCGTGTCATAGGTAAGCCCGTCGACAATGCTGATCCGGGCCTTGCCTGCATGCGCTGCCTTGCGCGCACCGGCAAGACCGCTGGCATTGAAGCCCGCATCGTCCGCCTCGCCGATGACGACAACGGCGATCTGCGGCAGATCTGATTTGTCCGCGGCTAACGGACTGACGCGCATCACTGGTTCGCCTGTTTGACGAGCGGCTCCCATTCGGCAACGCCTTCCGCGACATAGTCGGTGAATTCCTCGCTCGTCATCTTGCCGCCGACAATGCCCCAGGTTTCGAACTGGGCGATAACCTCGTCGGAGGCGAGCGCCGTGTCGAGCGCATCTTGAAGCGTAGCGACGATTTCGGGATCGATCCCGGCCGAACCGGAAATTCCGAGCCAGTTTTCCGCGACGATATCATAGCCGAGTTCGGCAAAGGTCGGGGTGTCGGGCAGGGTTTCGAGCCGTTCGGGCGAGGAGACGGCGAGCGGAACTGCTGTACCCTCGGCAACGGCCGGCAGGTTCTGCGGCACGGCGTCGAAGATCACCGGAATGACGCCGGCGCGGAAATCAAGCCGCATGGGACCGGAGCCCTTATAGGGAATGTGCGAGAGTTCGACGCCTGCCTCGTTTTCAAAGGCGACGGCCACGACATGGCCCCAGGAGCCAACGCCGGACGAGCCGTAGTCGAGCATGCCGGGTTCGGCCTTGGCCTTTTCGACAAAGGCGGCCATGTCCGGCGTTTCAAGCGCGGGCGAGACGAACATGCCGAGATGGACGGCGCCGATATAGCCGATATGCGTGAAGTCTGTGACCGGATCATACGGCGTATCCGGGAAGCTCGTCGGCGCGACATTGAAGGGCGTCAGGTTGGAGAGCATCAACGTGTAGCCGTCATTGTCGGCATTCTTCAGCTCGGTTGCGGCGACCGTGCCGGCAGCGCCCGGCTTGTTCTCGACAACGAATTGCTGGCCAAGCTCGGCCCCGAGCTTCTCGGCGAGAAGGCGGGCGACGAGGTCGCTCGAACCGCCCGGCGGGAACGACACCAGGATACGGACGGGCCGCTCGGGATAATCGGCGGCAAGGGCGGCGGGTGCGAGAGCCGCAAGGGTTGTGGCGGCGAGGATCAGAGATTTCAGCGGTAGGACCGGCATGTCGGAACTCCAGTTTCTGCTGGCTTGGATCGGGGCGGATGCATTGACGAAATTCAAGTTCCAGAAAAAGAAACTACAGTTTCATGAGCGACGCAAGCAAAAAATAGGCATATATAAATACTGTCTATTTATTGTGCATTTTGGTTTTGTCTTGGGCACCGGGATTGGTGAAAAGCTCGCCAATCCGGCAGTTTTCGAGGCATCGGCCAGAATGCACAAACTGAAATCAGGATTTCAAACGGCTTCCCTTGCCTTTTCTGCGGTCCCGCCCTTAATGAGAAATTATGAAATCGGAATTTCCAAACCCCGCCGATGAGGCTCCCTTCCTCACCCGCGTGCAGCGCGTGCTGCCGCAGTTGAGCCCGGCAGAGCGCAAGCTTGGCGAGTTTCTTCTGGATTTTCCGGGCGAACTCGGCAGCTATGACGCGCAGGAACTCGCGCGGCTTTGTGATGTCTCAAAGGCCACCGTCTCGCGCTTCATCCGAAAGCTCGGCTTTTCAAGCTATGATCAGGCGAAAAAAGCGGTGCGCGACGAGCGCCAGACCGGTTCGCGCGTGTTCTTCGCCCATGCCGAACCGGAGGCCAATGCCGCAGCGCTCGCCCTCGACATGCGCGAGGAGAAGGACAATCTCGACTGGACGTTTGCCAATCTCGATGCGAACGAACTCGATCGGCTCGCCGCCGCCGTGGTCGAAAGCCGCAAGGTGTGGATCGCCGGCCAGCGCATCAGCCAGTCCTTCGCTCATTACCTCTACTGGCAGTTGACCAAGATCGTCGGCGATGTCGTTGTCTTTCCACAAGGCGGCGAGACGCTTGGCGAGCATGTCGCCCGCATCGAGGAAGGCGACCTGGTGATCGCGATCACGCTGCGCCGTCGCATTGCCGGCACACGGCAATTGCTGGATACGATCGTGGAAAGCGGTGCGCGCCTTGCCTTGATCTCGGATGAGAACATGGCCCGCCATCCCGCCGCTCACTGGCATTTTCACTGCCGGATCCATTCGGACGGGCCACAGTTCAACCATGCGGCCGTGCTGGCGCTTTGCCACCAGATCGTGGTGCGCGCGACGCTGAAAGCCGGAAGGACGGGCCGCGATCGGCTACGAAGAGTTGACGCGGTCAACGAAAAGCTGATGCAGTACGAGTAAGCGGACAGAAACCAGCCCGCGGCAGCCGGAGTGTCATTCAGTCAGCAGGGGTGAAACGGCAGGGCCTCGCGGACCGAGCCTGCAATGATTCTCATGTCCGTTTTCAAGATTTTTGGCATAGGTATTTCGCGTCGCTTTTTCAGCGTCGACGAGGGGGGATATGCTGCCTATTGCAGGGCGCGGCGGCGCTGAGACGACGGTTGATCAGACTCTGATGCGCGGGTTGGATACCGCAAGACCGTGGTTCGTCTCGGGCCTTCCTCTGTCTCACATAGCGCGTGTCGCCATTTCAGGCTCGCAGAATCACAACGAGGGTTGCCCTGACCGGCCGCCACGCCCGGCAATAAGCAGCGTGATGGAATTGAACTTGTTTTTCTCTCCTTCGCGTTGATGCCTCTTCGTCAGGCTGTCTTTGTTGGGGGAATGGGAACTGTTGTCGCAATAGCCCAGACGAAAGCCGCAAGCTCGCGCGCGATGGCGACGATGACAATGTTGGTGGGGCGACCGCTGGCTTGCATGCGCCGATACCGCTGGCATAGCCGCACTTGCGCTTTCCAGGCGATCGCTCTGATTGCTTCAGGCAGCCCCTCCGTTCGCTTCAGGATTTCCTGGCTTACACGCGCGGGCAGTCTGTAGGTCCAAGCGCCTTCGACCAGCATGCGTCGCGCACGGATGTTGCCGGCCTTCGTGATCGACCCACGCGACACGCTGGCACCGGTCGAATGCTCTTTGGGAACCAGCCCCAGCCAGGCCATGAACTGACGCGGATTACTGAAGCGTCTAAAGTCGCCGATCTCCGATACCAATGTCATCGCCGAGATCTGCGCGACACCACGCAGGGCTTGGATCGCTTCGACGATCGGGTTAAGCGACCAATCCTGCAAGAGCTCCACCATTTGCCGTGTCAGCCGGTCGCGCCGCTCCTCGATCTGCTCAATGGCACGAATATATTCTTCCATGGCAATTTGCTGCGCGCGATGATCAAAGCGCTGTGTCGCCAACCAGTTTCGATGAGCTTTGCTCCAGTGGGAGCGACCTTCGAAGACCCTGCCGTGCCTGAGCAGAAATGACAAGAGATGCTGGCGGGCTCGTCGTAAATCCGAGACGGCCGCTTCCCGTGCCCGGCAAAGATCGCGCATGGCCTCATGCGTCTCGTCGGGAACCCAGATGGATGACAGTTCGCCTGCACGCAACAAGGCGGCAAGCGCGACAGCATCGCGCCGATCCGTTTTGACCTGAAGTCCCGGACGGGTCGGAACGAGCGATGGTGCAACGACAAGGCATTCATGGCCAAGATCGCGAAGTTGGCGATACAGTCCGTAGCCTGTCGGGCCAGCCTCATAGCAAAGGCACAGGCGTCTGTGACGTCCTGCAAGCCTATCGACAAATTTGCGCACTGCATCAGCACGGTTGGCGATTTCGCCGTAGTAACGCACCTCTCCCTTGCGGCCAGCTTCCGCCAGGCCAATGGCTATTTTTTCTTTGCTCACATCCAAACCAACGTAAAGTGCTGTATCATCGGTCACGGATCGTCTCCTATGTTTGAGGCTCTGGCTGCAAAGTTAACCCTCGTTGCCAACATATTGCGACGCGAGCCACCATGCCGATCAGGGACATGGGGTCTCAAATGTGCTCGGTTCAGCGATTTTGCGCCGCGTTCGCTATGACCAAAGTATCGATAGCTCAAGGCCGGATCAGAAGGCGCGCTATTCATTTTGGGGATAGGGCTCGTCGGGTTGCGAAGAGCACGCGAAACGAAAACCTCACCGCGCAAGATCGACCTGATATCGCCGACAGGTTTGCCAGTCCACAACACCAAATCCTCAATCTGCTCCGACGATAGTCCACCAAAACTCCGCCACGGCAGCCAGCGGCTCGTCTTCAAAGTTCAGCACGCGCCTGCACGCCGCTTTCATATCGTAACAAAGGTCGGCCGTGCTGACGCCCTTGGTCGCGGCGAGCCGTGGCAGATAAGAAAGCATGGAATCACGCGGCACGAGTGCCGGCGCAAGTGGCGGAAAGGTCGGCATAGGCGTTTCGTGTGATTCTGGAATGAAGGCCGCAAATTGCCGCCAGCGGCAGTTCGCGTCCAGACAGGGCCTCAGATATTCGACGGGCATGCAACGCGAGAGCGGCGCTGAAAGCTCCGTGAACGCCACCCGAAATGAATTATATAGAGGAAGAAGGACAAGGTCATGCCGGAAAAAAAGCCGTCACAAGCTCTGCTGCAGGATCGGGATGTCATCCGGCGTCTTGCCGAACGCTACCGTACGGCTAATCCTCGCATTTATGGCTCGGCGCTGACCGGGCGCGATCACGAAGACAGCGACCTTGATGTTCTGGTCGACCCCTTGCCGGAAACCACCTTGTTTGATCTCGGCGGACTTCAGGAAGCTCTCGAAGAAGCCCTAGGGGTCAGGGTCGATGTGAAGACCCTGCGCGACCTTCCTGCTCATATCAGGAACGATGTGCTGCGTCAGGCTGTGGCCGTATGAGCGCAGCAAACAGGCTGCCCGACTACCTCGATCAGATGATCCAGGACGCGACCGATGCCGTGACCTTCACGGGAAGGTATGGACGAAGACGACTTTCTGGCTGACCTCAAGACGCAGCGTGCCGTTGTCATGAGCCTGATGATCGTCAGGGAGGCCGCAAGCCGGGTTCTCGCGGACCACCCGGAGTTCGCGCAGTCACAGGTCACTGTTCCCTGGCGCAGCATTCGTGGCATGCGCAACAGGATCGCGCATGGCTACTTCGACATTGACCTGCATGTTGTCTGGCAAACGGTCGCCGAACTGCCTGCGTTGGTCGAGCGTCTCGTCGAGATCCGTCACTGAAATCAAATCGAGACTGCCTGAACGCTGTTTCCTCCGTCGGGAATAGGTGTGGTTAAGTCGCGCTCGAGACAAGGCGTGACTTAGCGAAAGCAAATCCGCCCGTTGGAGACCCGTCTGCCGTTCGGGCGTTCAGTTGCCCTTGCATACCAGCCTTCGGGATTGCCCTTGACCCTGACACTAGCGTCAACCCGCTAGGAACGTCGCGAAGCGCAAGAACGCGCACGTTAATTGGAAAGGAAAATCAAGATGCGTGAAGACTGGCAGGGCAAGGTTGCCATCGTGACGGGCGGAAGTTCGGGCATCGGGGAGGCCACGGCATTGGCTCTCGCAGCGCAGGGCGCCAATGTGGTCATAACCGGTCGTGATGAGGCGAAACTGGCCGGCGTGGCCGCGAAAAGCGAAGCCGTCGCGACCGTCAGGGCCGATGCCGCTGACCCCACGGGCAGCCGGCCCATTGTTGAGGCCGCGCTCAGCCGCTGGGGTCGGCTCGATCTGGTCGTCAACAATGCCGGGGCCGGCAGGCCGCTTCCGATCGACGCCTATGATGGCGAGGCGATTGCCGAGATTTGCGCGGTGAACATCACCGGGCCATCGCTTCTCCTGAAGGAGGCTTTGCCGGCGCTTCGCGAAACCAAAGGCGCGGTCGTCAACATCGGCACGGCCGTCTCGCAGAATGCCGCACCGGGCCTGGCGCATTATGCGGCGACCAAGACCGCGCTCGAACACCTGACGAGGTCCTGGGCCATCGAACTTTCGGGCGATGGCATCCGCGTGAATGCCATTGCGCCCGGGCCGGTGAAGACCGGTGCGCTGACCGGCATGATGGGGCTATCCCCGGAGATGGCGAGCACGATCGAAGAGGCCGAAGCCGCTGAAATCCCGCTCGGCCGTCGCGGGGCGACAACCGATCTCGTGCCGTGGATATTGCAGCTCGGCAGTTCCGCCAATGAATGGCTGACCGGTCAGGTTATCGCGATTGACGGCGGATGGTCACAGAGGCGCTGAAGCGCCTATCGGTCGTTGCCTCCGGGCGG from Martelella sp. NC20 includes these protein-coding regions:
- a CDS encoding tripartite tricarboxylate transporter TctB family protein, coding for MLKRLSAQAGTLLIGAIALVFIVGSLTVLDLGTPRRMGPGAFPLIAGGILAILAAVALVGDIKAGAEHLKVDWRAVVPIALAVASFALVTPRFGVLPGAGICVLIASFAVGALSPWRRAGLVIGAVLGVWLVFIVGLRLPLEAFRGF
- a CDS encoding BMP family protein, giving the protein MRVSPLAADKSDLPQIAVVVIGEADDAGFNASGLAGARKAAHAGKARISIVDGLTYDTAAILENLGGILPDFDGLVFIGGQGDRVMPVLALDWPDKPFAIVQGHAHAKNLASYDVAQEHSAYLAGCLAALTTKTGTVGHLSGHRVRPGLKGRAAFVHGVKATDPDVNVLTAFCGSQDDNAITRKWADAEIAAGADIIFTMLNGARQGAIDACRAAGTLQIGNALDWTALAPDVFVASALARIDLGVERAIADVAAGRLPQSPVALGLCDGDYASLALRPDVPETVAERVAAAAEAIRSGAITVSAAYDGREFDLEKENGRC
- a CDS encoding Bug family tripartite tricarboxylate transporter substrate binding protein, which gives rise to MPVLPLKSLILAATTLAALAPAALAADYPERPVRILVSFPPGGSSDLVARLLAEKLGAELGQQFVVENKPGAAGTVAATELKNADNDGYTLMLSNLTPFNVAPTSFPDTPYDPVTDFTHIGYIGAVHLGMFVSPALETPDMAAFVEKAKAEPGMLDYGSSGVGSWGHVVAVAFENEAGVELSHIPYKGSGPMRLDFRAGVIPVIFDAVPQNLPAVAEGTAVPLAVSSPERLETLPDTPTFAELGYDIVAENWLGISGSAGIDPEIVATLQDALDTALASDEVIAQFETWGIVGGKMTSEEFTDYVAEGVAEWEPLVKQANQ
- a CDS encoding MurR/RpiR family transcriptional regulator, with the protein product MKSEFPNPADEAPFLTRVQRVLPQLSPAERKLGEFLLDFPGELGSYDAQELARLCDVSKATVSRFIRKLGFSSYDQAKKAVRDERQTGSRVFFAHAEPEANAAALALDMREEKDNLDWTFANLDANELDRLAAAVVESRKVWIAGQRISQSFAHYLYWQLTKIVGDVVVFPQGGETLGEHVARIEEGDLVIAITLRRRIAGTRQLLDTIVESGARLALISDENMARHPAAHWHFHCRIHSDGPQFNHAAVLALCHQIVVRATLKAGRTGRDRLRRVDAVNEKLMQYE
- a CDS encoding IS110 family RNA-guided transposase, translating into MTDDTALYVGLDVSKEKIAIGLAEAGRKGEVRYYGEIANRADAVRKFVDRLAGRHRRLCLCYEAGPTGYGLYRQLRDLGHECLVVAPSLVPTRPGLQVKTDRRDAVALAALLRAGELSSIWVPDETHEAMRDLCRAREAAVSDLRRARQHLLSFLLRHGRVFEGRSHWSKAHRNWLATQRFDHRAQQIAMEEYIRAIEQIEERRDRLTRQMVELLQDWSLNPIVEAIQALRGVAQISAMTLVSEIGDFRRFSNPRQFMAWLGLVPKEHSTGASVSRGSITKAGNIRARRMLVEGAWTYRLPARVSQEILKRTEGLPEAIRAIAWKAQVRLCQRYRRMQASGRPTNIVIVAIARELAAFVWAIATTVPIPPTKTA
- a CDS encoding nucleotidyltransferase family protein — encoded protein: MPEKKPSQALLQDRDVIRRLAERYRTANPRIYGSALTGRDHEDSDLDVLVDPLPETTLFDLGGLQEALEEALGVRVDVKTLRDLPAHIRNDVLRQAVAV
- a CDS encoding HepT-like ribonuclease domain-containing protein, whose translation is MDEDDFLADLKTQRAVVMSLMIVREAASRVLADHPEFAQSQVTVPWRSIRGMRNRIAHGYFDIDLHVVWQTVAELPALVERLVEIRH
- a CDS encoding SDR family NAD(P)-dependent oxidoreductase; protein product: MREDWQGKVAIVTGGSSGIGEATALALAAQGANVVITGRDEAKLAGVAAKSEAVATVRADAADPTGSRPIVEAALSRWGRLDLVVNNAGAGRPLPIDAYDGEAIAEICAVNITGPSLLLKEALPALRETKGAVVNIGTAVSQNAAPGLAHYAATKTALEHLTRSWAIELSGDGIRVNAIAPGPVKTGALTGMMGLSPEMASTIEEAEAAEIPLGRRGATTDLVPWILQLGSSANEWLTGQVIAIDGGWSQRR